TTGGGCCAGCGGCGAATCCGCGGTGCTGAACTTTGTCAGCGTCCATCGCGTCGAGAACGGCAAGATCACGCTGTGGAAGGACTACTGGGACATGGGCGCGCTGGCCAACAACGCCCCGCCCACCTGGCTGGAGGACTTCGCCAACGCCGACATGAGCTGGATGTTCGACGCGACCGGTCTGGTCTGAATCAACCGAGACGGTAGACGCGCTGGGCGTTGCCGGACGCGATCAGGTCGACGACGCGGATCGCGTCGACCTGCGACCACTCCCCCGTGTCGACGAATCTCTGTAGCGTCGCCGACATTCCGCGGCGCCACAGCCGGGCGCCGAGGAAGTGCAACTCCGGCGGGCCGAAGCCGTCCGAGGAGTACAGGATCTTGCGAAACGGCGCCATCTCCAGCAGGCGCCCGACGAACGACCCGGCCCGCGCCCCCAGGTAGTTGATCGCCAGGCCGCCGTCGAGGTACACGTTGTTGAACGCCTGCGCCAGGTATCCGGCCTCGCGCTCGTAGGGATAACAGTGCAGCAGCATGATCGGTGTGTCGCCGCTGCGCTGCAGAAACTCCCGCAGATACAGCGGGTTCGCGGTGCGCAGATCACCATCGCGGTCGCCGAACCCGACGTGGAACTGCAGCGGAATGCCCAGTCGCAGCGCCTGATACAGACCAAAGCGCAACAACACCCGGTCGGTCAGCCGGCGGCTCCCGGCGTCGCGCCACCGCCGCGCGGCATCGGCGACCTCGGTTGCGTCGGGCTCGGACAGGTCGCCGGCGAACCCGCCCCGATACGCGAGGATCGACTTCGTCGCCACCGCGGTCGCGGCCCGTCGCGCCAGGATCTCCTCGAACGCGGCCGCATAGTCGCCTGGTGCCGCGGCGGCCTCCTCGGCGACCGATTCCAACCGGACGATCTCGGCGACCTCACCGACGGCGAGATCGGTCATCGCGTCCAGATCGGCTACCCCGTCGGCGAATCCGGTGTCGACCAGCCAGTGCGACACCTGCGCCGCCGACAGGAACAACCGGGCCAGGTCCGGCCCGGCGTACTGTGCGCGGCGCGACCAGTACGCGTCGGGATCGGCGTGGCCGGGCAGCCCCAACAGCGGCGCGCAATGCGTCCGCACCGCGAAACCCAGTTGCGTGTCGAACGCCGAGTCGAAGTCGGCGAGTGGATCGGTGTTCGCCTCGTTGAGCCGGTTCTCGAACGTCGGGCGGTCGACGGTGTCCAGCCAGCAGCCGTGGACGTGGTGGTCGACGAGCGTCACCTGCTCGATGAGCTCACTCAGAGCCGAATCCGTCATACGCTCCAGGCCAGCCGGAACCGGTCGGCGGCCTCCTCGGGGGTGAGCGCGCCGAACTGCTCGTGCTCGTAACGGCGCACCGCGACCACGGAGTCGACGACCTCGTCGCCCAGGATCTTCCTTAGTAGCGCCGACCGGTCGAGCGCATCGATCGCCGCGATCTGTTCGCCGGGCAGGACTGTGACACCGGCGTCGCTGCGCTGCTGGTCGGTCAGCGAGGCGGGATCGACCGTCGTCTCCGGCGGCAGCGGCAGGCGGCGCTCGATGCCGTCCAGGGCCAGGCCCAGGACGGCCGCCGACGCCAGGTAGGGGTTGGCCGACGGGTCGATGACCTTGACCTCGAGGTTGGCACCCAGTGGATTGCTCGGGCCGCCGATCAGGAAACGCACTGCGGCTTCGCGGTTCTCGGTCCCCCAGCAGACCGACGCGCCGGACCAGTGGCCGGGCTGCATCCGTTGACCGGACAGTACCGAGCCGGCCAGTACGCCCTGGGCCTCGGGCAGGCCGGCGACGAGCCCGGCCACCGCGGCCTCCCCGTCCGGTGTCAACCCGTTCGCCCCGGTGCCGCCCGAGAACAGTGGCTCATCATCGCGCTTCATCGAAAAGTGTTGATGCGAACCGGATCCCACCTCGCCGGCGAACGGCACCGGCGACAGGCTCACCCGCATCCCGTACCGGCGCGCGACCCGGCTGATGATGATGCGCATCAGCACCAGGGCGTCCGCCGCCGCCACCGGCGCCAGCGGCGCCAACGAGATCTCGAACTGGTTGGCCCCGTACTCGGGGTGGAACTGCTCGATCGACACCCCGGATCCGGTGGCGGCGTCGGTGACGTCGCGCACGAACCCCTCGTACTCGAGCACGCCGGCCAGACCGTACTGCGCCCACAGTCGCGACGGCAGTCGGGCGCCGTCCGGGCCGACGAGGACGAACTCCATCTCGTGGCCGACCACGGTGCTCAGACCGGCGGCCTGGAGGCGCTCCTCGACGCGGCGCAGGGCGCCGCGGCTGCAATACGGGTCCGGTGTCCCGTCCTGGTTGAAGAAAGCCCCTGGCGCCCAGGCCAATCCGTCACCAAGGATGCGCAGTGCGCCCAGGTCGATGCGGATCCGCTGATCTCCCACCACGGTGATGGCGTCGCTGAACACGATGCCGGTCTGGTCGATGGTGAAGGCGTGCCACACCGGGCTGGCGCCGAGGCCCGGGTCGGCGAACGTGCCCATCCGGCGCAGCGGCACGGTTTTCGCGTGGGTGAGGCCGGCCGGGTTGACCACGGTGCCGATCAGCGTCGCGACGCCGTCGGCCTCGAGCTGGGCGATGGCCGCGGCGGCGAGGGGTTTGGCTGCGCTGGGACTCACGTCAGCCATTGTGCGCGGACGCGCGGAAAGTTACAGCGTGATCTTGCAGCTTTGGCCGATGTCGAGGGTGCGCAGCATGCGGCCCATGCCCAACCACATCGCGCAGGACAGCGCGAGATCGGTGAGGAGTTCGTCGGAGAACTCGGCGCGGCACCGCTCCCAGAAGTCCTCGTCGTCGCGCAGCCCGGTGTGGTCACTGGCGAACCGCTCGGCGAACTCGGCGGCGATGCGTTCCTGCGCGCTGTATCCAGGCCACGTACGCCATTCGGCGGCGTGGTCGTAGAGGTCCTCGTCCACGCCGGCCGCCAGGCCCTCGGAGTCGCGGGTGTTCTGGCACACCACGCATTCGTTGTCGAGCGCGATGACCATCCGGGCCAGCTCCCGCACCCGCATGGGGAGCCGGTTCTTGGTGTAGACGGCGTTGGTGAAACCTGCCATCGCGACGCCGATGTCGGGCGATTTCACCACCCACGCTGCGGCGTCGTCGTCGGCGAATTCTCCGATTCGGCTCATGAACGGCATGCTACGCCCGGAGTCGCGCAATTGGAACGCGTTCTAGTTTTCTGGTCAGCGGGCGGCGGCGGCGAGCGGGCGGTCGTCGGTCCAGTCGCGCTGCACCAGCATCCGGTGGGCGATCCGCTCGAGCGCCGTCTCGACCTGGAACCGGTCCGGGCGGCCCTCGAACGACGGCGAGGTCGCCAGCTTGTCGACGATGCGGCCGACGATCGCGCTCGAGATCGCGTCGACCTGGCGGATCCCGCCCTGCGTCAGCCAGAGTCGGCCGCCGGTGCGCAGCGCGAGGTTGTGTGCGACGAGTTCGTCGAACGTCGGCTCGATCACCTCGTAGGGCACGCGCAGTCGTTCGGCGATGTCGGTCAGCGTCGCCGACCCGAACACCTGGTTCTGCCGGTAGATCTGCAGCAGCGCCCACATCTGGCTGACGTCGAGGTCGCAACCGGGCTGCGTGGCCAGGCTGCGCAGGCGCAGGTCCGGCGAGTCGCGGAACAGGCGCCCGACGGCCAACTCCAGGATCTTCTCCGGCGACTCGGTGCTCGGCATGCCGAACCCCTCGCCGAGGTCACTGGCCGACACGGTCTCGACCTCGCGCAACCGAACTTCTTTGAGGAACAACGACACGATGAACCCGACGACCGCGACCGGCGCGGCGAACAAGAAGACCTGGCCGAGCGAGTCGGCGTAGGCGTCGACGATCGGCGCGGCGGCCTCGGGTGGCAGTGCGTGCAGCGCCTGCGGCGACTCGGCGGCCCGCGGTGTGGCACCGCTCGCGGCCAGCGCGGGGGCGATGCGGGAGGCCAGGAAGTTGGCGAACATGCTGCCGAAAATGGCTGCGCCGAACGAACTTCCGATGGTCCGGAAGAACGTCACGCCCGAGGTCGCGACGCCGAGATCGCTGAACGCCGACGTGTTCTGCACGACCAGGATCAGCACCTGCATGCACAGGCCGATCCCGGCGCCGAGGATGAACAGGTACAGCGACTGCTGCCACGTCGGGGTGGCCGCGGTCATCGTGGCCAGCAGCAGGAACGCCACCGTCATGATCGCGGTGCCCGCGACGGGGAACACCTTGTATCGCCCGGTGCGGCCGACGATCTGGCCGCTGCCGATCGAGGTGAGCAGCATGCCGGCCACCATCGGCAACGTGCGCAGACCCGACGTCGTCGCCGAGACCCCGTTGACGAACTGCATGAACGTCGGCAGGAACGTCAGCGCCCCGAGCATCGCGAAGCCGACGATGAAGCCGAGGATGCAGCACACCGTGAAGACCGGGCTGGCGAACAGCCGGATCGGCAGGACCGGCTCGGCGGCACGGGTTTCCACCCGCACGAAGATCGCCAGCGCCACCACCGACGCGACGAACAGGCCGATGATCACCGGCGACGACCACGCGTATGTGCTGCCGCCCCAACTGGTCGCCAGCGTCAGGCCGGACGCGCCCAGCCCGACGAACAGGATGCCCGCGTAGTCGATGACCGGTTTGGTGGTCTTGGCCATCGCCGGAATGGCCACGGCCGCGACCGCTAGGACGATGAGCGCCACCGGAACGTTGATCCAGAACGCCCACCGCCAGGTGAGGTGGTCGGTGAAGAAGCCGCCGAGCAGCGGGCCGATGACGGTGGTGACGCCGAACACCGCGCCGAGGGCGCCTTGGTAGCGGCCGCGGTCGCGCAGCGGGATCACCTCGCCGATCACCGCCATCGCGGTCACCATCACCGCGCCGCCGCCGATGCCCTGCAGGGCACGCGACGCGACGAGCATGGTCATCGAGCCGGCGATACCGCACAGGATCGAACCGGCCAGGAAGAACAGCACCGAGACCTGGAACACCGCCTTGCGGCCGAACAGGTCGCCGAGCTTGCCGACCACCGCGGTGACGATCGTCGACGCGAGCAGGTAGCTGGTGACCACCCACGACTGGTGGCCGGCACCGCCGAGGTCGGCGACGACGGTCGGCAGCGCGGTCGCCACGATCGTCTGGTCCAGCGCGGCGAGCAGCATGCCGAGCAGCACCGCAACGAACACCAGGTTGCGGCGCTGGGGGCTGATCGTCGCGCTGCCCGACTCCGGGTCAACGGCAGCGGCAGGCGGGGCCTGGCTCGTCATGGTTCCCTTCCAACGCGGTTCTCTCTTCCCGGCCTATCGTTAGATAGGCTAGAAAAGTTACGCGTCCGGTCAGGATTGCCCCCGCGAGCGTGCACAAAACGCGCACCCTCGCGCTAGAGAACTCAGAGCGCCGTCGGCGGACGCGACACGCACTGCGCCGCGTAGAGCTCGTCGCCGAGCTTGTCCATCAGCTGCAGCTGCGTCTCGAGGTAGTCGATGTGGTCTTCCTCGTTGGACAGGATCTTCTCCAGCAGCGTGGCCGAGGTGGCGTCGCCCTTCTCGCGGCACATCATGATGCCCGGGCGCAGCCGCTCGACCACCTCGTACTCGATCGCGAGGTCGGCCTCGAATTGCTCGCGCAGCGTCTGGCCGATTCGCAGGGAGAACAGCCGCTGATAGTTGGGCAGGCCGTCGAGGAGCAGAATGCGGTTGGTGATGTCCTCCGCATGATTCATTTCTTCGAACGACTCTTTGCGCGTGTATTCCGCGAGTTCGGTGAAGCCCCAGTTGGCCTGCATTTTGGAATGCAAGAAATACTGATTAATGGCTGTCAATTCACTCGTCAATTGCTCGTTGAGCAATTTGAGAACGTCCGGATCGCCTTGCATGGTCGCTCCTAAGCACCTGAGGGCTGGTCAGAGATCGCTGTAGGTCGTGCGCCTTCCAATCTAGTGCAGACGACACCCGATTGGTCACCGTTGAGCCCTGCGCCACGCGCGTTTTCGGCTCGCTTTCGGGCCGCCGGCGGCCCGCTGGGCGCAGATCAGCGCGCTAGTCTGGACTGGCTACGCTAACTAATGTTAGGCTGCGCTAACTTCCCGCCGGGACGCGCGACAGACAGGAATCAGCAATGAGTGAGTACGATTTGCACTCACTGATTTTGGCGTGCGATTTCTGCGTCGACGACGTCGACCGGATGTGGAAATGGCTGAAGAAGCATCACGACGAATTGGAATCGATCGGCGCCCATCACGTCGTGCTCTACGAATCGATCTGGGAGCCCAATCGCGTCCTGGTGACCATTGGCATTCGGCACGTCCAGTCCATTCGTGAGGTTTTGCGGTCGCCGGCGATCTTCGAGTGGTTCAACATTGCCGGCGCGGTCGACATCCCGCCGATCTTCGGCGGTGAAGTGGTCGAGAAGATCGACCTCTATGCGCCGACAGCGATCGACCGGGTGGGACGCGTGGTCGTCGGCGTCATGTCGTCGGTGGAGGACGTGTCCGCGCTGATGGCCAAGGTGCACGACGGCCTCGACCGGTTCAAGCAGGGCGGCGTGCGCAAGATCTGGGTCTACCGCGCCCTCGACGACGGGCAGGAAGTCATGATCCTGCAGGAGATCGAGGACGAGGTGGCGGCCAGGAACTGGATCGACCACCCCGACGCGGCGGCCGAGTGGATGTCGAACGCCGGGCTGGGCGCCTACCCCACCCAGTTCGTCGGGCGTTTCGCCCACCTGATGAGCGTCGAGCAGGGTTGAGGGGGCCCGCATGTTCGTCTGCCTGTGCCACGGGATCACCAGCCACGTTGTCAGCGAGTGCGTGGCCAACGGGGCGCGGACGTCCAAACAGATCGCCGAGGCGTGCGGTGCCGGCGGCGACTGCGGGCGGTGCCGACGGACCCTGCGCGCGATCATCGCCTCGCAGTGCGAGGCCGACGAGAAGGCCCACACCGCGGCGCGGCACTGACCGCCGCGCTACGCCCCGCCGCCCTTACCGGTGAACTCGGCCAGCGCGCTGGCGTTGGCCGCCGCACCCATCAGCGCGGCGAAGTGCTCGATCTCTCGGGCGGTGGCCGCGGCGATCCCCTCACCGGTGGGCGCGGTGATCGTCTGCTTGACCGCCATCAAACTCGCGATCGGGCGCGCCGCCAGGATCTCGGCGTGCCGACGGGCCTCGGCCAGCAGCTCGTCGGGTGCGCACACCTTCCACACCAGGCCCATCCGGTGGGCTTCCTCGGCGTCGACCCACTCCGAGGACATCAGCAGCCACGCGGCGTTCTGCCGGCCCATCAGCCGCGGCAGCAGATACGACGACGCGGCCTCCGGGGCGACGCCGAGACTGGTGAACGGCGTCTTCAACCGCGCGGCCGTCGACATGAACACCAGATCGGCGTAACCGAGAATCGTTGCGCCGATGCCCACTCCGACACCGTTGACCGCGCAGATCAGCGGTTTGGGGAACTCGGTCAGCGCATCGATCATCGTGGTGAAGTGGCTGCCCTGCTGGTTGAACTCGGGATCGGTGATGCGCCTTTGCATCTCGTTGAGGTCGTTGCCTGCGCTGAATGCCCGGCCCGCGCCGGTGAGCACGACGACCGCGACCTCGGGGTCGGCGGCCGCGTCGCGCAACGCGTCCGCCGTCGCCTTGTACAGGGCCTCGTTGAAGGCGTTGAGCACCTCGGGGCGGTGCAGGGTCACGGTGCGGACGCGGTTGTCGTCGGCGATCTGCAGGGTCGATTCGGCCACCGCAGCAGCCTAAGTGCTAACCGTTGCTGTAGACGCGGGTGGGTTCGACAAGCACCACGGTGCGGCGCTGCTCGGCCATCACCCGGTCGTACTCGGCCCAGTTGTCGTGGGTGCCACCGGCGGCGGTGAACACGTCGCGCAGCAGCAACCGCAACGCATCCGCGTCGGCCAGCCACGGTTGCGGATCGTCGGGGCCCGCGAGGACCGCCCGGCCCTCCACGGTCGCCCACTGCCAGCCCTGGCGGAACGTGACGGCCAGTTGCGGACGCGCCCGCAGGTTGGCGAGCTTGACCCGGCCGTAGGTGACGAAGCCCAGCGCCGGTGCGCCGGTGGCCGGATGGGCGAGCTTGCCGACGTTGACCAGCGACGCCTGAATCGTCGCGTCGCCCCGCAGGGTCGACACCACGGCCAACCCGTTGTCGGCGGCGGCCAGCGTGACCGCCTCATCGAGTGTCGTCATGAAACTCCTTGTGCGGCAACATCAACGAACGGTACGCGGTACACGTAGCGGCTGGTCGGCACAGTGTCGACATCGCGATTGGCGCCGAACGCGGCGGTGCTGGCCACCATCCGGTCCATGCGGTCGCGCAGGTCGTCGTCGTCGGCGGCGCCGAAGAACGCGTGCAGGTCCGACAGCGCGGCCAGCGGGAACTGTTCCTCGACGATCGCGTCGATCGCCGGTGCGTCCGGGGTCAGCGCCCGCACCACCGCGTTCTGCGTGTACCCGAACGTCGACTGCGTCGCGATGGCCACCGGGGTGTGGTCGAGGTGCCAGCGCTGCAGCCATGCGGACTCGTCGAGGTCCGCGGGTCGGCGCAGCAGCGCGACGTTGGCGAACCCGTCGGCGCGATCACCCGGTGCGGTCGGGGGCAGCGCCACCGGAACCGACTCGGTGACCAGGTAGGCGGCCACCTGGTCGGCCTCGTGCCGCAGGCGTGCGACGGCGGCGGTCACCTGCTCGCCGTAGGACTGCTGGGTCCACAGGCTGACGAACCCGACCACCGGCGGGTCCAGCGTCGTGAGCGTCATCAGCGAGTCGCGCACCTGGCCGTCACGGACGTTGATCGTCAGCCCGGGGACCTCGAGAGCCAGCAGATCGGCCGCGACGTGCTCGCGCAGCCGTGCGCACCAGGCGTCGTCACCGTCGGCCCGCCGCAGCGTGATGATCACTTTCTCCACGAAGCGAACCTAACGCGTGGCGCCGGTCAGGCTTCCAGCCGCTCGCGGACGTTGGCCAACCGCCTCCGCAGTTCCTGCTCGTCGATGACGCCGCGGGCCACCAGCGAGTGCGCGAGCGAGACCAACTGGTTCTCGGGATACGGCAGGTCGGCGTAGCGCGTCGCCGCCAGCGCGTCCTCTTCGTCGCGGCGCTCCTTGAAGTCCGGGACATCGGCGTCACAGGCCGCCCGGTCGAGCGCGTCGCACATCCCGTCCAGGCTGGTCTTCCACGGCGGCACCGGGTTCTCCACGCCGTACTTGGCGGCCATCCGCGACCACACCTGGTTGCGCTCGACGATCTCCTGCAGCGCCGGGACAGTCGTCTGCTCGATGCCGGGATCCGGTGTGGCGCTCATGCTTCCGAGGCCGGATGCACGGCAGGGCGGGTGTCGGTGATGACGTTGGCCGTGACGCCGGCCTTGGGCAGCGCGACACCGATGAGACAGTCGCGGGTGATGATCTCGACCAACTGGTCCTCGGACCAGCCGTCGGTGCCCTCGGGGCGCATCGGCATCACCATGAAGCGGTGCTTCTGGTTGGAGTCCTGCACCCGGACGCTGACCTCGTCCGGCAGGTAGAGGCCGAACTCGGCCAGCACCTGGCGCGGCCAGCGCACCATGCGGCGGCGGTAATTCGGGGTGCGGTACCACTCCGGGGAGTTGCCGAGGATGGGCCGTGGATAGCACGAGCACAACGCGCAGACGATCACGTTGTGCACCGTCGGGGTGTCCTCGAGGATCTCGAACGCGGTGAAGTCGCTCGGGGTGCCGAAGCCGGTGGGCTCGAGCCAGTCGACGCCGACCTCCTTGCTGGCCGTCATCGGCTCGGACAGGGCCAGCGCCTTGAAGTCCGGATCGAGCCACGCCCGGGCCACCAGACGTGCCGCCGGGGTCGGTCCGATCTGCTCGGCGAACTCGGTGAACAGCCGGTGCTCCTCGGCGGTGAAGATGCCCTTCTCGATACACAGTTCGCGCAGCGCGATCTCGAGCACCTCGAAGTCGGTGATCTCGTCGACCATCGGCGCGACGGTGCGCTCGTGATCGTGGTCGTGATCGTGGGACATCAGGCGGCCTCCAGCCAGTGCTCGGGGATCTCGGTCTGAATGACGTCGGCCGCGGTGCCGGTGTAGCCGTGCCACAGGTCGGCCATGGTGAACCGCACGACGTAGAACCACTCCGGCTTGGCAGGCCGGTCCCAGGTCTCGTCCTCGGCCGCCGGACTCTCGTAGGCGACGGTGGCGATCTCGCCGCGCGCGCCGCGCACGTATTCCGGTGTGCGGGTGTAGAAGATCACCGGCAGCTCGCGCACCACCACCGCGTCGCCGACCTTGAACTTCGGTTCCCCGGCCTGCCCGGCGTACACCTGCGGATCCCCCTTGCCGACCGCATGTTTGTGGTGGGCGTTGCGCTTGACCGCGGACCCGTCGCCCTCGGACTTGGGTCTGGCCTCCAACTTCTTTCCGGCCAGACCGCCCTCGTACCGCGACTTCACCTCGGCCATCCGCTCGCTCAACTCGGTCAGCCCGATGTGGTGCTTTTCCACCAGCACCCGGGCGACCGCGAGCAGCCAGCGTCCGTAGTACGGCAGACCCAGGTATTGGGCGCGGCCCACGTCGACGTTGCCGATGCGGCGGCGTTCCTCCGACAGCCAGATCCCGCGCCACGCGAGCACCTCACAGATCACATAGGTCATGTGCTCCCAGAGCTCGTACTGCTTGTTCTCGTACTTCATCGGCGCGTCCGGTTCACCACCGACGTCATGGACGGGTTTGAGATACGCGGTGATCCGGTCGTGGTCGAGCAGGTCGGGTGTCGGCGCGTCCGGCAGTTCGGGGTATGCCGACTTCAGCCGGGCCACCAGGTCGAGTTGGGCTGCGCGCTCGGCGGCAGTACTCATTCGGAATCCCTCTCGTAGCCGCGGCTTACGTGGACCAAACCCCGCCGGCTGACTCTAACGCCGGACGTGGCCGCCCGCAGACGAATCGGGCCAGGCCGCTCCCCCGGACCCGGGTGTGCACGCGGTTGCGCTGTGTCTCAGCACAATTGACGACGGCGTCGAGCTGTGCCCGGCAACCACCCGCGTGGTGCGCCCCCCTCGGCGAGGCGACACGTCAGAATGGGGGCGTGAGCACCGCCAGCCGGATCGTCGACGCCTTGCGCCCGACCATGTCCGACGGCGGCGCGGTGGCCAGGAGCCTGGCGGCGGTGTTGGCGACCACCGTGCTGACGCTGCTGTGGGTTTCGGGACCCGCCGCGCTGTGGGTGGCCGGCGCGGGCGCCGTCGCGGGGGCGATCGCGCTGCAGGACAGCCCCGGCGGACGCATCTCGCGGGTCGGCATCGTGGCCGTGCAGATGGGCGCGGCAGTGTTTCTCGGGGCGCTGACCGCATCGCTGGACATCGTCTTCGTGGCCGTGGTGGCGCTCTGGTGCTTCGCGGCCGGACTGCAGTGGGCCGTCGGTGGTAACGCGGGCCTGGTCGGTGCCGGCGCGAGCGCACTGCTCGTGGTCGCGCCACCGCTGGCCCCGACGGCCGCGTCGGTGCTGGTGCCGACGCTGCTGACGGTGCTGGCCGGCGGTGTGCAGGCCGCGCTGATCGCGATGTGGCCGCCGCAGCGGTGGCGCACGCAGCGCGATGCGCTGTCCGACGCGTACCGGGCGCTGGCCGACGAGGCCCGCCAGATCGGTGCGGACGGCTCATCGCCGACGACAGAGATCCTCGACCCGTCGCTGCGCGACGCGTTCATCGACACCCAGGCCAGCCGTCGGCCGGAGGCCTATCACGGTGGCCACCGGCCGCCCGAACGCATCATGGCCACGCTGCGGGCGCTGCGCGAATCGCCGGGCGTCAACGACGAAGACGTGTCGCGCATGGCGGCGGCGGCGGCCGAGGTGCTCGACGCGATCGCCGGGCAGGACCACACCGCGCGGCGCGACACCGAGCACGGCCTGATTCGCCTCGACGCCACGGTGGCGTTGTTGAGCGGCCCGGAAGAAGAACTCGCGCAACGACTTTCGCGCCAACTCCACGAAGTCGCGAAACTGCGCTTCCCCGACCTGAACCGGGCCGACCTGATCAGCCCGGTCCGCACGACGGTCGATGTCATCCGCTCGCACATGACCTTGACGTCGCCGATTCTGCGGCACGCGATCCGGCTGTCGGCGGCGGCCGCGCTGGGGGTCGCGGCCGACCGGTTCGCGCCGGTGGCACACGGCCACTGGATCGCGCTGACGGTGCTGATGGTGCTGCGTCCCGAGACCGCGCACACCTATACGCGCTGCGTCGGACGACTGACGGGCATCGCCGGTGGCATCGTGGCCGCCTCGGTCATCGCGTGGCTGCTGCATCCGACGGGCGCCGTCGCGGTCGTGCTCGCGGCCGCCTGCCTCGCGGTGACCTACGCGGTGCACCGGACGGGCTACATCGCGGGCAGCGCCGCACTGGCCGCGGCAACGGTGTTCCTGCTCGACATCGACGCGGTGACCTCCGGTGCGACGCTGGAGGACCGGTTGTTCTCGGTGATCATCGGCGGCGGCCTCGCGGTGGTGGCCCACGTCGCCCTGCCCGACCATGCGCTGACGCGGTTGCACCAGCGCGCCGGGGAACTGCTGAAGTCCGAGATCGATTACGCCGCAACGGTGGTCAAGGCCTACGTGCATGAGATCGACCACCAGGCCGACACCGTGACCACCGCCTGGCAGCGCGCGTACCGCGCCAGGGCCGGATTCGAGGCGGCCTCCGGCGCGACCCGGATGGAGACCCGGGAACTGCGCCGGTGGCTGCGGTCGTACCGGACCGCGCTCAACGCGGTGACCGCCTCCTGCACGGCGCTCGAGGACAGCCTGCCGCCGCACCCGCCGACCGCCCTGACGCGCGATTTCGTGGCGGCCGTCGACGATTACGTCGACGCGCTGCGCGGCGCGCCCCCGACGCCGGCGACGCCGTGGACGGTGGACGTGGCGGCGCTGACCGCGGCCGCTCAGCAGGTGCGGGACCGCGCCGCGGGCGTGTCCGGCGACGACGGGGCCGTGCGCGTGCTGGTGTCGGAGATCGCCTCGATCACCCGCAGCCTGGCGGGCATCGCCTCGATCAGCGAGCCCATTTCGGCTGGATGAACACGCCTTCGGCCTCGACCGTCGGGCCCTCGGCGTCGGCGAGATAGCCCGCGGCGTAGGCCTTCACACCGTCGGTGCCGGTGATCCTGGCTTCGGCGTGCAGCCGGCCCAGCGGGGTGGGCCGTAGATATCGCAGCGTGATGGTGCCGGTGAAGCGCGGCGATTCGGCGTTGGCCGCCACCTCGCCGAGCAGGTGGTCGAGGATCAGCGCCGCCACACCGCCGTGCACATGTCCCGGTGGCCCTTCGAACGCCGCGCCGAGTTCGAAATCGGTGTGCACACGGCCGTCGGGATCGCGCATGACCTCGACCGGCGGGGCCACCGGGTTGCGGATCCCGATCACCGGGTTGCCCCACGCCATCCGGTCCCCTCCGCTGGTGAACCGCACCCCGAACGGGCCGTCGGTCTGGCGTGACCGCAGCCGCGCTGTCGCGGCGTCGATCTGCGCCTTGACGGTTGCCACGGTGTCCACGTCGACCTCGGTGCGGATCGTCGCGTCGATCAACTCCCGCACCGAGT
The window above is part of the Mycolicibacterium rutilum genome. Proteins encoded here:
- a CDS encoding PaaI family thioesterase; the protein is MVQWTDIGDVPSAEVERLRAVYGPLADSVRELIDATIRTEVDVDTVATVKAQIDAATARLRSRQTDGPFGVRFTSGGDRMAWGNPVIGIRNPVAPPVEVMRDPDGRVHTDFELGAAFEGPPGHVHGGVAALILDHLLGEVAANAESPRFTGTITLRYLRPTPLGRLHAEARITGTDGVKAYAAGYLADAEGPTVEAEGVFIQPKWAR